One Plasmodium vivax chromosome 13, whole genome shotgun sequence genomic region harbors:
- a CDS encoding methionine aminopeptidase, type II, putative (encoded by transcript PVX_084805A) produces MNRGNRGGAKGSTTGAKKKPTQSNEKGKGAKGVGAPTPGSKTTAQQKSEKRECADVQAVSAEAANNKVAANEAATNKETTNKAAPNKTPNKAANKPNKAPAKKSKKKVDKLDLILSEFKSEVNQGGAAPNGHNAAEGEATAVEKAEEEHKIDFDEFEIEKIKKSITLKEHLMEEQNNSHIRLLNNWPQVERSIQTSPATVPIEMVYQGKNYPVGEIQNYKHVLSGKTLQEKKEAEKLSSAYYEDLRKAAECHRQVRKYIQTYVQPGRKMIDIVKETEKKTKELILSHKLNCGWGFPTGCSLNNCAAHYTPNYGDETVLKYDDVCKLDFGVHVNGYIIDCAFTIAFNEKYDNLIKATQDGTNTGIREAGIDARMCDIGEAIQEAIESYELELNQKTYPIKAISNLRGHSINKYIIHGGKCVPIVKQKEKNEIMEEGELFAIETFASTGKGYVTHDNECSHYMRNPEKQFVPIRLNSAKTLLKVINDNFDTLPFCHRWLDDLGQKRHFMALKTLVDLNIVEPYPPLCDVRNSFTSQMEHTILLRPTCKEVLSRGPDF; encoded by the coding sequence ATGAACAGGGgcaacagggggggggcgaagGGCAGCACCACCGGCGCGAAGAAGAAACCCACGCAGAGCAATGAAAAGGGCAAGGGCGCCAAAGGAGTTGGGGCGCCCACCCCAGGGAGTAAGACGACCGCCCAGCAGAAGAGCGAAAAGAGGGAGTGCGCCGATGTGCAGGCGGTGAGCGCGGAAGCTGCCAACAACAAAGTGGCTGCCAACGAAGCGGCCACTAACAAGGAAACTACCAACAAAGCGGCCCCCAACAAGACCCCCAACAAGGCCGCCAACAAACCCAACAAAGCGCCCGCGAAGAAGAGCAAGAAGAAGGTGGACAAGCTGGACCTCATCCTGAGCGAATTCAAAAGCGAAGTAAACCAGGGGGGAGCCGCCCCAAACGGCCACAACGCAGCAGAAGGCGAAGCTACGGCGGTGGAGAaggcggaggaggaacaCAAAATAGATTTTGACGAATTTGAAATAGAAAAGATAAAGAAGAGCATCACCCTGAAGGAACACCTAAtggaggagcaaaataatAGCCACATAAGATTGCTGAACAATTGGCCCCAAGTAGAAAGGAGCATACAAACCAGCCCAGCAACGGTGCCAATCGAAATGGTATACCAAGGGAAGAACTACCCCGTCGGAGAAATCCAAAACTATAAACATGTCCTTAGTGGAAAGACCCTgcaagaaaagaaagaggcaGAAAAATTAAGCTCCGCGTACTATGAAGATTTAAGAAAAGCTGCAGAGTGTCATAGGCAAGTGAGGAAATACATACAGACGTATGTCCAGccgggaagaaaaatgattGATATAGTAAAAgagacagaaaaaaaaacgaaagagtTAATTTTATCTCATAAGCTAAATTGCGGCTGGGGATTCCCAACAGGGTGTTCATTAAACAATTGTGCAGCTCATTACACTCCAAATTATGGGGACGAAACGGTGTTAAAATATGATGATGTATGCAAATTAGATTTCGGGGTACATGTCAATGGGTACATAATCGACTGCGCTTTTACCATCGCTTTCAacgaaaaatatgataaccTCATTAAGGCCACTCAAGATGGAACCAACACAGGCATTCGAGAGGCAGGAATTGACGCCAGGATGTGTGACATTGGGGAAGCCATCCAAGAGGCTATAGAATCGTATGAACTAGAGCTAAACCAAAAGACCTACCCCATTAAAGCCATTTCAAATCTCAGAGGACACTCCATCAATAAGTACATCATTCATGGGGGCAAATGTGTTCCCATTGTTaagcagaaggaaaaaaatgaaataatggAAGAGGGGGAGCTATTTGCTATCGAAACGTTTGCCTCTACTGGGAAGGGCTACGTTACGCACGATAATGAATGCTCCCATTATATGAGAAATCCGGAGAAGCAATTTGTGCCCATCAGATTAAATTCCGCAAAGACGCTGTTAAAGGTTATTAACGACAATTTTGATACCCTTCCGTTTTGCCATAGATGGCTGGATGACTTGGGACAGAAGAGACATTTTATGGCTTTAAAGACGCTGGTAGATTTGAACATCGTGGAGCCCtacccccccctgtgcgaCGTGAGGAACTCCTTTACCTCCCAAATGGAGCACACCATTTTGCTGCGCCCCACGTGCAAGGAGGTTTTGTCCCGGGGCCCAGACTTCTGA